In one window of Hevea brasiliensis isolate MT/VB/25A 57/8 chromosome 10, ASM3005281v1, whole genome shotgun sequence DNA:
- the LOC110639472 gene encoding STS14 protein encodes MDPALLLLPLLVALSIFQGAAQPSSPIPSPMPTAARDFLEAHNQARAAVGVGPLKWSEMLANATSRLVRYQRNKMGCQFANLSNSVYGGNQLWASGMAVTPRMVVDNWVEEKIYYNHTDNSCVPNHQCGVYTQVVWKKSLELGCAQASCVKEQASLTVCFYNPPGNIVGESPY; translated from the coding sequence ATGGACCCTGCTttgcttcttcttcctcttctagtTGCTCTATCCATATTCCAGGGTGCAGCACAGCCATCAAGCCCCATCCCCAGCCCCATGCCAACCGCAGCCAGAGACTTCCTAGAAGCACACAACCAGGCAAGAGCCGCAGTCGGGGTTGGCCCTCTCAAATGGAGCGAGATGCTAGCCAACGCTACTAGCAGACTAGTCAGGTACCAAAGAAACAAAATGGGTTGTCAATTTGCAAACCTCAGCAATAGCGTTTACGGTGGAAACCAACTATGGGCCAGTGGAATGGCTGTGACTCCTCGCATGGTTGTTGATAACTGGGTGGAAGAGAAGATTTACTACAACCATACTGACAACTCCTGTGTACCAAATCACCAGTGCGGTGTTTACACTCAGGTAGTGTGGAAGAAGTCCCTGGAGTTGGGGTGTGCACAAGCTTCTTGTGTAAAGGAGCAAGCTAGCTTAACCGTGTGTTTCTATAATCCTCCTGGGAACATTGTAGGGGAGAGCCCATATTAG
- the LOC131169427 gene encoding uncharacterized protein LOC131169427, with amino-acid sequence MGSCASSQSQNTTKHHASSPSTIKVIHCDGKLLELKQPTKASYIKTQNPNFFLCSSESMSVGTYVPEVSGEEDLQPGQIFFLLPLSQAHKPLSLPDLCALAAMASSSLGKASKLPLSSVF; translated from the coding sequence ATGGGCTCGTGTGCttcttctcaaagccaaaacaccACCAAACACCACGCATCATCACCATCGACGATCAAGGTAATCCACTGCGACGGGAAGCTGCTGGAGCTGAAACAGCCAACCAAAGCCAGTTACATCAAAACCCAGAATCCAAACTTCTTTCTCTGCAGCTCAGAGTCGATGTCCGTTGGCACGTACGTTCCTGAGGTATCAGGTGAGGAAGACTTGCAACCGGGTCAAATTTTCTTCCTTTTGCCACTTTCCCAAGCCCACAAGCCTCTCTCCCTTCCTGACTTGTGTGCTCTAGCCGCCATGGCCAGCTCTTCCCTTGGCAAAGCTAGCAAGTTACCGTTGAGTAGTGTGTTCTAG
- the LOC110639471 gene encoding uncharacterized protein LOC110639471 isoform X3, with protein MGHLKNSVKTKKKQYPKTEVQVSLKEEILQLEKRLQDQFEVRRVLEKALGYRTSSHDNAPEMSMPKPATELIKEIAVLELEVVYLEQYLLSLYRKAFDQQISPVSSSGKHERSKSPLTTPRGRFLDVSRLEPMSKRETLAVQSGCWSHDNPWKESSGIGGEENLLDSGVHRCHSSLSQRSTFPNRATPEESLGRAVRACHSQPLSMMEYAQNATNIISLAEHLGTRISDHVPETPNKLSEDMIKCMSAIYCKLSDSPLTHNGLSSPNSSLSSVSAFSPQDQCDVWSPGFRNNSSFDVRLDNPFLVEGLKEFSGPYSTMVEVPWIYRDSQKLGDVEYLLQNFRSLICQLEEVDPRKLKHEEKLAFWINIHNALVMHAYLAYGIPQNNVKRLFVLLKAAYNVGGYTISADTIQNSILGCRMSRPGQWLRLLLPSRSKFKAGDKRQAYAIEDPEPLLHFALCSGSHSDPALRVYTPKRVFQELEAAKEEYVRATFGVRKDQKILLPKIVESFAKDSGLCQAGVIEMIQQNLPESLRKCIKKSQLGKPRKSIEWIPHNFTFRYLISKELVR; from the exons ATGGGGCACTTGAAGAACTCTGTCAAAACCAAGAAGAAACAATACCCTAAGACCGAAGTGCAGGTTTCTCTGAAGGAAGAG ATTCTACAGCTTGAGAAAAGATTACAAGATCAGTTTGAGGTCCGTCGCGTGCTAGAAAAAGCACTTGGTTATAGGACTTCCTCCCATGATAATGCTCCAGAAATGTCAATGCCCAAG CCAGCCACAGAATTAATAAAGGAAATCGCAGTGTTAGAGTTGGAAGTTGTATATTTGGAGCAATATCTTCTTTCCTTGTACCGGAAAGCTTTTGATCAACAAATATCCCCAGTTTCTTCATCTGGCAAGCACGAAAGATCAAAATCACCTCTGACAACACCAAGAGGGAGATTCTTGGATGTTTCCAGACTTGAACCAATGTCGAAGAGAGAAACTTTGGCTGTTCAATCTGGTTGTTGGTCACATGACAACCCATGGAAGGAATCCAGTGGTATTGGAGGAGAAGAAAATCTATTAGATTCTGGTGTTCATCGCTGTCACTCTTCATTATCACAACGTTCAACATTTCCAAATAGAGCTACTCCAGAAGAGTCTTTAGGAAGAGCTGTACGTGCCTGCCATTCCCAGCCATTGTCCATGATGGAG TATGCTCAGAATGCAACAAATATAATCAGTTTGGCTGAGCATCTTGGAACACGCATTTCTGATCATGTTCCGGAGACACCTAACAAGCTTTCTGAGGATATGATCAAGTGCATGTCTGCTATATATTGCAAACTTTCAGACTCACCTTTGACACATAATGGCCTTTCATCTCCCAATTCATCTTTGTCGTCAGTGAGCGCATTTTCCCCTCAGGATCAATGTGATGTGTGGAGTCCAGGGTTCAGGAATAATTCATCATTTGATGTACGGCTGGATAACCCTTTCCTTGTTGAAGGACTGAAAGAATTTAGTGGACCATACAGTACAAtggttgaagtgccatggatttaTAGAGATAGTCAGAAGTTGGGAGATGTTGAATACTTGCTGCAAAATTTCAG ATCACTTATCTGTCAATTGGAAGAGGTTGATCCTAGGAAGCTGAAACATGAGGAGAAGCTGGCTTTCTGGATCAACATACACAATGCATTAGTAATGCAT GCATATCTGGCTTATGGAATTCCGCAAAACAATGTGAAGAGACTTTTTGTGCTCTTGAAG GCTGCTTACAATGTTGGGGGTTATACAATCAGTGCAGACACAATACAGAATTCTATCCTTGGATGCCGGATGTCTCGTCCTGGACAG TGGCTTCGACTATTGCTTCCATCAAGGTCAAAATTTAAGGCGGGAGACAAACGACAAGCATATGCAATTGAGGATCCAGAACCCCTTTTGCACTTCGCACTCTGTTCAGGAAGCCATTCTGATCCAGCG TTGCGTGTCTACACACCAAAGAGAGTATTTCAAGAGCTTGAAGCTGCCAAAGAAGAGTATGTCCGAGCTACCTTTGGTGTACGCAAGGACCAGAAAATCCTACTTCCAAAGATTGTGGAATCCTTTGCAAAGGATTCAGGTTTGTGTCAGGCTGGCGTTATTGAAATGATCCAACAGAATTTGCCTGAATCTCTAAGGAAGTGTATTAAGAAAAGTCAGCTTGGAAAACCTCGTAAGAGCATTGAATGGATTCCCCATAACTTCACTTTTCGGTATCTGATATCTAAAGAGCTGGTAAGATAA
- the LOC110639471 gene encoding uncharacterized protein LOC110639471 isoform X2, which translates to MTKVVLKVTGDFFTMRLGKIIAKCTSNKRFPDKKRFEEDGVDKSFEASHRVKLDMGHLKNSVKTKKKQYPKTEVQVSLKEEILQLEKRLQDQFEVRRVLEKALGYRTSSHDNAPEMSMPKPATELIKEIAVLELEVVYLEQYLLSLYRKAFDQQISPVSSSGKHERSKSPLTTPRGRFLDVSRLEPMSKRETLAVQSGCWSHDNPWKESSGIGGEENLLDSGVHRCHSSLSQRSTFPNRATPEESLGRAVRACHSQPLSMMEYAQNATNIISLAEHLGTRISDHVPETPNKLSEDMIKCMSAIYCKLSDSPLTHNGLSSPNSSLSSVSAFSPQDQCDVWSPGFRNNSSFDVRLDNPFLVEGLKEFSGPYSTMVEVPWIYRDSQKLGDVEYLLQNFRSLICQLEEVDPRKLKHEEKLAFWINIHNALVMHAYLAYGIPQNNVKRLFVLLKAAYNVGGYTISADTIQNSILGCRMSRPGQWLRLLLPSRSKFKAGDKRQAYAIEDPEPLLHFALCSGSHSDPALRVYTPKRVFQELEAAKEEYVRATFGVRKDQKILLPKIVESFAKDSGLCQAGVIEMIQQNLPESLRKCIKKSQLGKPRKSIEWIPHNFTFRYLISKELVR; encoded by the exons ATGACTAAAGTCGTGTTGAAAGTAACGGGAGATTTTTTTACGATGAGGCttgggaaaataattgctaagtgCACCTCCAATAAACG CTTCCCAGATAAGAAAAGATTCGAGGAAGATGGAGTAGATAAATCCTTTGAAGCATCACACCGCGTAAAGCTG GATATGGGGCACTTGAAGAACTCTGTCAAAACCAAGAAGAAACAATACCCTAAGACCGAAGTGCAGGTTTCTCTGAAGGAAGAG ATTCTACAGCTTGAGAAAAGATTACAAGATCAGTTTGAGGTCCGTCGCGTGCTAGAAAAAGCACTTGGTTATAGGACTTCCTCCCATGATAATGCTCCAGAAATGTCAATGCCCAAG CCAGCCACAGAATTAATAAAGGAAATCGCAGTGTTAGAGTTGGAAGTTGTATATTTGGAGCAATATCTTCTTTCCTTGTACCGGAAAGCTTTTGATCAACAAATATCCCCAGTTTCTTCATCTGGCAAGCACGAAAGATCAAAATCACCTCTGACAACACCAAGAGGGAGATTCTTGGATGTTTCCAGACTTGAACCAATGTCGAAGAGAGAAACTTTGGCTGTTCAATCTGGTTGTTGGTCACATGACAACCCATGGAAGGAATCCAGTGGTATTGGAGGAGAAGAAAATCTATTAGATTCTGGTGTTCATCGCTGTCACTCTTCATTATCACAACGTTCAACATTTCCAAATAGAGCTACTCCAGAAGAGTCTTTAGGAAGAGCTGTACGTGCCTGCCATTCCCAGCCATTGTCCATGATGGAG TATGCTCAGAATGCAACAAATATAATCAGTTTGGCTGAGCATCTTGGAACACGCATTTCTGATCATGTTCCGGAGACACCTAACAAGCTTTCTGAGGATATGATCAAGTGCATGTCTGCTATATATTGCAAACTTTCAGACTCACCTTTGACACATAATGGCCTTTCATCTCCCAATTCATCTTTGTCGTCAGTGAGCGCATTTTCCCCTCAGGATCAATGTGATGTGTGGAGTCCAGGGTTCAGGAATAATTCATCATTTGATGTACGGCTGGATAACCCTTTCCTTGTTGAAGGACTGAAAGAATTTAGTGGACCATACAGTACAAtggttgaagtgccatggatttaTAGAGATAGTCAGAAGTTGGGAGATGTTGAATACTTGCTGCAAAATTTCAG ATCACTTATCTGTCAATTGGAAGAGGTTGATCCTAGGAAGCTGAAACATGAGGAGAAGCTGGCTTTCTGGATCAACATACACAATGCATTAGTAATGCAT GCATATCTGGCTTATGGAATTCCGCAAAACAATGTGAAGAGACTTTTTGTGCTCTTGAAG GCTGCTTACAATGTTGGGGGTTATACAATCAGTGCAGACACAATACAGAATTCTATCCTTGGATGCCGGATGTCTCGTCCTGGACAG TGGCTTCGACTATTGCTTCCATCAAGGTCAAAATTTAAGGCGGGAGACAAACGACAAGCATATGCAATTGAGGATCCAGAACCCCTTTTGCACTTCGCACTCTGTTCAGGAAGCCATTCTGATCCAGCG TTGCGTGTCTACACACCAAAGAGAGTATTTCAAGAGCTTGAAGCTGCCAAAGAAGAGTATGTCCGAGCTACCTTTGGTGTACGCAAGGACCAGAAAATCCTACTTCCAAAGATTGTGGAATCCTTTGCAAAGGATTCAGGTTTGTGTCAGGCTGGCGTTATTGAAATGATCCAACAGAATTTGCCTGAATCTCTAAGGAAGTGTATTAAGAAAAGTCAGCTTGGAAAACCTCGTAAGAGCATTGAATGGATTCCCCATAACTTCACTTTTCGGTATCTGATATCTAAAGAGCTGGTAAGATAA
- the LOC110639471 gene encoding uncharacterized protein LOC110639471 isoform X1, whose product MRFEGGGDRKMLGQIVTTAHKRSKSFPDKKRFEEDGVDKSFEASHRVKLDMGHLKNSVKTKKKQYPKTEVQVSLKEEILQLEKRLQDQFEVRRVLEKALGYRTSSHDNAPEMSMPKPATELIKEIAVLELEVVYLEQYLLSLYRKAFDQQISPVSSSGKHERSKSPLTTPRGRFLDVSRLEPMSKRETLAVQSGCWSHDNPWKESSGIGGEENLLDSGVHRCHSSLSQRSTFPNRATPEESLGRAVRACHSQPLSMMEYAQNATNIISLAEHLGTRISDHVPETPNKLSEDMIKCMSAIYCKLSDSPLTHNGLSSPNSSLSSVSAFSPQDQCDVWSPGFRNNSSFDVRLDNPFLVEGLKEFSGPYSTMVEVPWIYRDSQKLGDVEYLLQNFRSLICQLEEVDPRKLKHEEKLAFWINIHNALVMHAYLAYGIPQNNVKRLFVLLKAAYNVGGYTISADTIQNSILGCRMSRPGQWLRLLLPSRSKFKAGDKRQAYAIEDPEPLLHFALCSGSHSDPALRVYTPKRVFQELEAAKEEYVRATFGVRKDQKILLPKIVESFAKDSGLCQAGVIEMIQQNLPESLRKCIKKSQLGKPRKSIEWIPHNFTFRYLISKELVR is encoded by the exons ATGCGGTTTGAAGGGGGTGGAGACAGAAAAATGTTGGGACAGATAGTGACAACTGCACACAAGCGTTCAAAGAG CTTCCCAGATAAGAAAAGATTCGAGGAAGATGGAGTAGATAAATCCTTTGAAGCATCACACCGCGTAAAGCTG GATATGGGGCACTTGAAGAACTCTGTCAAAACCAAGAAGAAACAATACCCTAAGACCGAAGTGCAGGTTTCTCTGAAGGAAGAG ATTCTACAGCTTGAGAAAAGATTACAAGATCAGTTTGAGGTCCGTCGCGTGCTAGAAAAAGCACTTGGTTATAGGACTTCCTCCCATGATAATGCTCCAGAAATGTCAATGCCCAAG CCAGCCACAGAATTAATAAAGGAAATCGCAGTGTTAGAGTTGGAAGTTGTATATTTGGAGCAATATCTTCTTTCCTTGTACCGGAAAGCTTTTGATCAACAAATATCCCCAGTTTCTTCATCTGGCAAGCACGAAAGATCAAAATCACCTCTGACAACACCAAGAGGGAGATTCTTGGATGTTTCCAGACTTGAACCAATGTCGAAGAGAGAAACTTTGGCTGTTCAATCTGGTTGTTGGTCACATGACAACCCATGGAAGGAATCCAGTGGTATTGGAGGAGAAGAAAATCTATTAGATTCTGGTGTTCATCGCTGTCACTCTTCATTATCACAACGTTCAACATTTCCAAATAGAGCTACTCCAGAAGAGTCTTTAGGAAGAGCTGTACGTGCCTGCCATTCCCAGCCATTGTCCATGATGGAG TATGCTCAGAATGCAACAAATATAATCAGTTTGGCTGAGCATCTTGGAACACGCATTTCTGATCATGTTCCGGAGACACCTAACAAGCTTTCTGAGGATATGATCAAGTGCATGTCTGCTATATATTGCAAACTTTCAGACTCACCTTTGACACATAATGGCCTTTCATCTCCCAATTCATCTTTGTCGTCAGTGAGCGCATTTTCCCCTCAGGATCAATGTGATGTGTGGAGTCCAGGGTTCAGGAATAATTCATCATTTGATGTACGGCTGGATAACCCTTTCCTTGTTGAAGGACTGAAAGAATTTAGTGGACCATACAGTACAAtggttgaagtgccatggatttaTAGAGATAGTCAGAAGTTGGGAGATGTTGAATACTTGCTGCAAAATTTCAG ATCACTTATCTGTCAATTGGAAGAGGTTGATCCTAGGAAGCTGAAACATGAGGAGAAGCTGGCTTTCTGGATCAACATACACAATGCATTAGTAATGCAT GCATATCTGGCTTATGGAATTCCGCAAAACAATGTGAAGAGACTTTTTGTGCTCTTGAAG GCTGCTTACAATGTTGGGGGTTATACAATCAGTGCAGACACAATACAGAATTCTATCCTTGGATGCCGGATGTCTCGTCCTGGACAG TGGCTTCGACTATTGCTTCCATCAAGGTCAAAATTTAAGGCGGGAGACAAACGACAAGCATATGCAATTGAGGATCCAGAACCCCTTTTGCACTTCGCACTCTGTTCAGGAAGCCATTCTGATCCAGCG TTGCGTGTCTACACACCAAAGAGAGTATTTCAAGAGCTTGAAGCTGCCAAAGAAGAGTATGTCCGAGCTACCTTTGGTGTACGCAAGGACCAGAAAATCCTACTTCCAAAGATTGTGGAATCCTTTGCAAAGGATTCAGGTTTGTGTCAGGCTGGCGTTATTGAAATGATCCAACAGAATTTGCCTGAATCTCTAAGGAAGTGTATTAAGAAAAGTCAGCTTGGAAAACCTCGTAAGAGCATTGAATGGATTCCCCATAACTTCACTTTTCGGTATCTGATATCTAAAGAGCTGGTAAGATAA
- the LOC110653242 gene encoding uncharacterized protein LOC110653242: MGICNSCESTHVATAKLILQDGRLEEFSYPVKVSYVLQKNPTYFICNADEMDFDDVVSAINDDEELQLGQLYFALPLSRLKHPLQPEEMAALAVKASSALMKSNNNGTDKCGCRRKSLSPFVFSGESDGKSGRRMTVSAATGAGGSSGRRLRRGGGTTKFTAMLSAIPE; this comes from the coding sequence ATGGGTATTTGTAATTCCTGTGAATCTACCCACGTAGCTACTGCAAAGCTCATTCTACAAGATGGCAGGCTTGAAGAATTCTCCTACCCTGTTAAGGTTTCTTATGTTCTCCAAAAGAATCCCACTTATTTCATCTGTAACGCAGATGAAATGGACTTTGACGACGTCGTTTCCGCCATTAATGACGACGAAGAGCTCCAACTTGGGCAGCTTTATTTCGCTTTGCCTTTGAGTAGGTTAAAACACCCTTTGCAGCCGGAGGAAATGGCTGCATTGGCTGTCAAAGCTAGCTCAGCTTTGATGAAAAGTAATAATAATGGGACTGACAAATGTGGGTGCCGCCGGAAGTCGTTGTCGCCGTTTGTGTTTTCTGGCGAGAGTGATGGGAAATCTGGTAGGAGAATGACAGTCTCCGCCGCAACAGGTGCAGGCGGTAGTAGTGGCAGGCGGTTGAGGAGAGGTGGTGGGACGACAAAGTTTACTGCAATGTTAAGTGCAATACCTGAGTAG